The Nitrospira sp. genome has a window encoding:
- a CDS encoding glutaredoxin has protein sequence MALTFYRVHWCPDCIAVKGKLDELKISYEEVVVPDVRIFRKQVHAVSGQYYVPVIKDGDLVLTETADILTYLDERYSAKGTGAASKFQSQARTIPEAAGEDDTHPSCRIK, from the coding sequence ATGGCCCTGACCTTCTACCGCGTCCACTGGTGCCCAGACTGCATTGCTGTTAAGGGCAAGCTCGACGAGCTGAAGATTTCCTACGAAGAAGTCGTCGTGCCGGACGTCCGCATATTCCGCAAACAAGTCCATGCCGTCTCCGGACAATATTATGTCCCGGTCATCAAGGACGGCGACCTCGTGTTGACGGAAACGGCAGACATCCTGACATATCTGGACGAACGCTACAGCGCCAAGGGAACCGGCGCCGCGTCGAAGTTTCAATCGCAGGCCCGCACAATCCCGGAAGCAGCAGGCGAGGACGACACGCACCCCTCTTGTCGGATTAAATAA
- a CDS encoding KamA family radical SAM protein, with translation MEDWKHILAKSVVKPKDLAARLGVDEKEVADIVGPYPMRITPTVLATIKHRGDAIWKQVVPDRAEMNDFDAPDDPLEEDLMSPVPHLVHRYPDRALLMVTNQCPIYCRFCTRKRLVGKPGFIKKGDLDKAVAYLREHTEVRDVILSGGDPLLLPDHLLEKVLKALRSIPHLEIIRIGSRVPGTLPERITPKLCEIVKKYHPIYMNLHFNHPDELTLDVTAACGRLADAGVPLGAQTVLLKGVNDDPEIMKQLVHKLLLARVKPYYLYQADLTKGTNHFRTTVETGLEIIRALQGHTSGMAVPHFVIDAPGGGGKIPLLPGDYLVHMDEGGVVLNNYERKTFRYPQPGNGRELPMVGTHARSSDCYEGGP, from the coding sequence ATGGAAGACTGGAAGCATATTCTCGCAAAGAGCGTGGTGAAGCCCAAGGATCTCGCCGCACGGCTCGGCGTGGACGAGAAGGAGGTCGCGGACATCGTCGGTCCCTATCCGATGCGCATCACGCCGACCGTCCTCGCAACAATTAAACATAGGGGCGACGCGATCTGGAAACAGGTTGTGCCCGACCGGGCTGAGATGAATGATTTCGACGCGCCGGACGATCCGCTTGAAGAAGACCTCATGAGCCCGGTGCCGCATCTCGTGCACCGGTACCCTGACCGTGCGCTACTGATGGTCACAAACCAGTGCCCGATCTACTGCCGCTTCTGCACGCGCAAGCGCCTCGTTGGCAAGCCGGGTTTCATCAAAAAAGGCGATCTCGACAAGGCCGTCGCCTACCTGCGCGAGCACACGGAAGTGCGCGACGTGATTCTTTCGGGCGGCGATCCGCTGTTGTTGCCCGACCACTTGCTTGAAAAGGTCTTGAAGGCACTGCGCTCGATCCCGCATTTGGAGATCATCCGCATCGGCTCCCGCGTCCCCGGCACGCTGCCCGAGCGCATCACGCCGAAGCTCTGCGAGATCGTAAAGAAATATCACCCCATTTACATGAACCTGCATTTCAATCATCCCGACGAATTGACGCTGGACGTCACCGCGGCCTGCGGCCGGCTGGCGGACGCCGGCGTGCCGCTGGGGGCGCAGACCGTGCTCCTAAAAGGCGTGAACGACGACCCGGAGATCATGAAGCAGTTGGTGCACAAGCTGTTGCTCGCCCGCGTGAAGCCCTATTACCTCTATCAGGCGGACCTGACCAAGGGCACCAACCACTTCCGCACGACAGTCGAGACGGGCCTGGAGATCATCCGCGCGTTGCAGGGCCATACAAGCGGCATGGCGGTCCCGCACTTCGTCATCGACGCGCCAGGCGGCGGCGGAAAGATTCCACTCCTGCCGGGGGATTATCTTGTGCATATGGACGAGGGCGGCGTCGTGCTCAACAACTACGAGCGGAAGACCTTCCGCTACCCGCAGCCGGGTAACGGCCGCGAACTGCCGATGGTGGGCACGCATGCCCGCTCGTCCGACTGCTACGAGGGCGGCCCGTGA
- a CDS encoding 2'-deoxycytidine 5'-triphosphate deaminase, whose amino-acid sequence MSVKRRAAKHGILSYQTIKQLIASGAIKGDPAILAPQIQPASLDLRVGRKAYRLLSSFLPEQAEIKAKLDVMDFYQSDLVMYEMDLTGGAILEKGHVYLVPLLESLKLPPTLRARANPKSTTGRLDVFTRVITDLNTGFDEIRPGYHGPLYLEIVPRSFAIKIKTGYALNQLRLIQGQAGVSDSALRTLHRSTPVLYHNVAGRAPLSARELRVDRGLFLRVDLRGSDDSREDIVGYRAKKNSHVIDLSKVGHYAAADFWEPIKRHRNDSLLLEPEEFYILASKERICVPANYAAEMVAYEAACGELRTHYAGFFDPGFGHGRGEIHGTQAVLEVRPHDVPFLIHDGQTFFKVVYEKMATVPTELYGASLGSSYQRQGLTLSKHFKP is encoded by the coding sequence GTGAGCGTAAAGCGGCGCGCGGCCAAGCACGGCATCCTCTCTTACCAAACGATCAAGCAGTTGATCGCGAGCGGCGCGATCAAGGGGGACCCGGCGATCCTGGCGCCCCAGATTCAACCGGCTAGCCTCGACCTGCGCGTCGGACGCAAAGCCTACCGCCTGCTCAGCAGTTTCCTGCCCGAGCAAGCCGAGATCAAGGCCAAGCTCGACGTGATGGATTTCTACCAGTCCGATCTCGTCATGTACGAGATGGATCTGACGGGCGGCGCGATTCTGGAGAAAGGCCATGTCTATCTCGTCCCGCTGCTTGAATCTCTGAAACTGCCGCCGACGCTGCGCGCGCGCGCCAATCCGAAAAGCACGACGGGACGGTTAGATGTCTTCACCCGCGTGATCACCGACCTCAACACCGGCTTCGACGAGATCCGGCCCGGCTACCACGGCCCGCTCTATCTGGAAATTGTCCCTCGCTCATTCGCCATCAAGATCAAGACCGGCTACGCGCTGAACCAATTACGCTTGATCCAGGGCCAGGCAGGCGTGTCGGACTCCGCGCTCCGGACGCTGCACCGCTCGACACCGGTGCTGTACCATAACGTCGCCGGGCGCGCCCCGCTCTCGGCGCGCGAGTTGCGCGTCGATCGTGGGCTTTTCCTGCGCGTGGATTTGCGCGGATCGGACGATTCCCGTGAGGACATCGTAGGCTACCGCGCCAAGAAGAACAGTCACGTGATCGATTTGTCGAAAGTCGGCCACTACGCCGCTGCGGATTTCTGGGAGCCGATCAAGCGGCACCGGAACGACAGTTTACTGCTCGAGCCGGAGGAGTTTTACATTCTGGCCTCGAAGGAACGCATCTGCGTACCGGCAAACTACGCCGCCGAAATGGTTGCCTACGAAGCGGCTTGCGGCGAGTTGCGAACACACTACGCCGGGTTCTTCGACCCCGGCTTCGGCCACGGCCGCGGAGAAATCCACGGCACGCAGGCCGTCTTGGAGGTCCGCCCGCACGATGTGCCGTTCCTCATCCACGATGGGCAGACCTTCTTCAAGGTCGTCTACGAAAAGATGGCGACAGTGCCGACCGAATTGTACGGCGCGAGTCTCGGCTCCTCCTACCAGCGTCAGGGCCTCACGTTGAGTAAACACTTCAAGCCATGA
- a CDS encoding glycosyltransferase: MKIAVIIPTLNEEQALPATLTHAARLGFDEVLVVDGGSNDRTLEIVRSFGSASRGERREGRGSSFSSSPVPLAMCPRLLAAAAGRAKQMNTGAAHTAADALVFLHADTQLPPNAWEAIKAALAEPACVGGRFDLRFERDAGWAWLIARLISLRSRLSGIATGDQALFVRRSIFDQLGGFADIPLMEDVDFTRRLKRLGRTAALRETVTTSFRRWEQCGALRTICLMWALRFLYWIGIHPDRLHRFYIAIR; the protein is encoded by the coding sequence GTGAAGATCGCGGTTATCATTCCGACGCTCAACGAGGAGCAGGCCCTGCCAGCCACGCTCACGCATGCCGCGCGGCTTGGGTTCGACGAGGTGCTCGTCGTCGACGGCGGCAGCAACGATCGCACCCTGGAAATCGTTCGATCATTTGGGTCCGCCTCTCGAGGCGAGAGGCGGGAGGGTCGTGGATCAAGTTTTTCCTCTAGCCCCGTACCTCTCGCCATGTGCCCGCGGCTGCTTGCCGCAGCCGCCGGCCGCGCGAAACAGATGAACACTGGCGCGGCCCATACGGCTGCCGACGCGCTGGTCTTTCTCCACGCTGATACACAGTTGCCACCAAACGCCTGGGAGGCCATTAAAGCGGCGCTGGCTGAACCGGCCTGCGTGGGCGGCCGGTTCGACTTGCGGTTCGAACGTGACGCCGGCTGGGCCTGGCTGATCGCGCGGCTTATCAGCCTGCGCTCGCGCCTCAGCGGCATCGCCACTGGCGATCAGGCGTTGTTTGTCCGACGATCCATTTTCGACCAACTCGGCGGCTTTGCCGACATACCACTTATGGAAGATGTGGACTTCACTCGCCGGTTGAAACGCCTGGGCCGCACGGCAGCGTTGCGTGAGACCGTGACAACCTCCTTCCGTCGCTGGGAACAGTGCGGGGCGCTACGAACAATTTGCTTGATGTGGGCCCTCCGGTTTCTGTATTGGATAGGCATTCATCCCGACCGACTTCATCGTTTTTATATCGCCATCCGGTAA